One region of Streptococcus parasanguinis genomic DNA includes:
- a CDS encoding YceD family protein — translation MNLFTQEIRKNPEGLAFDQELDLLKELQKRNPEILDLKNVTATGRVAYDTGLYVLDYQLSYTIVLASSRSMEPVELQESYPVTEVFAEDVQSDADIEALEEDLILPIEGGKIDLSESVADNILLNIPLKVLTPEEEAGQGFIEGNDWKILSEEEYQAAQAIKKEENSPFAGLNGLFDEE, via the coding sequence ATGAACCTATTTACACAAGAAATCCGTAAAAATCCTGAAGGACTAGCCTTTGATCAAGAGTTGGATTTGCTCAAAGAATTGCAAAAGCGTAATCCAGAAATTCTTGATTTAAAGAATGTGACAGCAACAGGACGAGTAGCCTATGATACAGGCCTCTATGTCTTGGATTACCAGTTGAGCTATACCATCGTTTTGGCCTCTAGCCGAAGCATGGAGCCTGTCGAGCTTCAAGAAAGCTATCCTGTAACAGAAGTGTTTGCGGAGGATGTACAGTCTGACGCAGATATCGAGGCCCTAGAGGAAGACTTGATCCTTCCAATCGAAGGTGGGAAGATTGACCTGAGTGAGAGTGTAGCGGATAATATCCTGCTCAATATTCCCCTCAAGGTTCTCACTCCAGAAGAAGAGGCTGGACAAGGTTTTATCGAAGGCAATGATTGGAAAATCCTATCCGAAGAAGAATACCAAGCCGCTCAAGCGATTAAGAAAGAAGAAAACAGTCCTTTCGCTGGTCTAAATGGCTTGTTTGACGAAGAATAA
- a CDS encoding MFS transporter, which translates to MKLLARNNIFALLSLSRFLNTLGAAIYNLVFVVFAASMPQPSLAVGIANLIVFIPSLFTIFVGMKADRTKKKANWLIRIGYLQAILFILIALMTKIPGYLAFSIVCFLNIVSDCLSDYRGGLQLPIMKKNIPDEDLMEAYSFNQLLSMVCSISGQALGVWLLAISHQNFALVASINALTFLLSSTCLLMRKKQLTHDPVIEPQSKNSLVHECQEMYQNAKSIFADEEVHHFGKLLFSLVLINALGGSISGIYNLQLLHSPFFQLSFSQSLLILEVVTILSMVWASLTPHDYFSKQSLHHILLWIAGGLTMLGLTNILVRWDILSLLLITFLGYLVAKINPKVSSLLMSKLPAEKLASTSSFLGLMVSFAMPLGTALFSSLAIWSLPLAWGAFAILGFTTLLLTTK; encoded by the coding sequence ATGAAACTCTTAGCTCGTAATAATATTTTTGCCTTACTCAGCCTTTCTCGCTTTTTAAATACCCTTGGTGCTGCCATCTACAATCTGGTCTTTGTGGTCTTTGCTGCCAGCATGCCTCAGCCTAGTCTGGCAGTTGGCATTGCCAATCTAATTGTATTTATTCCTAGCCTCTTTACCATTTTTGTTGGTATGAAGGCTGACCGCACGAAGAAAAAAGCTAACTGGTTGATCCGCATTGGCTATCTTCAAGCCATCCTCTTCATCCTTATTGCTCTCATGACCAAGATTCCGGGTTACCTAGCCTTTTCGATTGTTTGCTTTTTAAACATTGTTTCAGATTGTTTGAGCGATTATCGCGGAGGCTTGCAACTCCCTATCATGAAAAAGAACATCCCCGACGAGGATTTGATGGAGGCCTATTCCTTCAACCAATTACTTAGTATGGTCTGCTCGATTTCTGGACAAGCTCTAGGAGTTTGGCTACTAGCCATCAGCCATCAAAATTTCGCCCTGGTCGCTTCGATCAATGCATTGACTTTTCTCCTGTCTTCTACCTGTCTCCTGATGAGAAAAAAGCAGCTGACACATGATCCCGTCATTGAGCCCCAAAGTAAGAATTCTTTGGTACACGAATGCCAAGAGATGTACCAGAACGCTAAAAGTATTTTTGCAGATGAGGAGGTCCACCACTTTGGCAAGTTGCTCTTCTCATTGGTTCTTATCAATGCCCTAGGGGGATCCATCTCTGGTATCTACAATTTGCAACTGCTTCACTCCCCCTTCTTTCAGTTGAGTTTTAGCCAATCCCTCTTGATTTTAGAGGTAGTGACTATTTTAAGCATGGTCTGGGCTAGCTTGACACCCCATGACTATTTTTCCAAGCAATCTCTCCATCATATCCTCCTGTGGATCGCAGGTGGGCTGACCATGCTTGGGCTCACAAATATCCTGGTACGCTGGGACATTCTTTCCCTTCTACTCATCACATTCCTTGGTTATCTTGTTGCAAAAATCAACCCAAAAGTTTCCAGTCTTTTAATGAGTAAATTACCCGCTGAAAAATTAGCTTCTACCTCTAGCTTTTTGGGACTGATGGTCAGCTTTGCCATGCCACTTGGGACAGCTCTCTTTTCTAGTCTAGCTATCTGGAGCCTTCCCCTAGCTTGGGGGGCCTTTGCCATCCTTGGTTTCACTACCCTCCTCTTAACAACCAAATAA
- a CDS encoding carbohydrate kinase family protein — translation MTAALVIGSTVCDVMIYLDRLPSREGDAHIDHQQWSVGGCAFNVVNILHFLSQPYQFVSPVGSGIYGDFIRRELKQLGISSSISLEGANGCCYCFVESDGERTFLSDHGVEYSFQAEWLKEIETDRFDYIYLCGLEVEEPTGLALVQSVSQLEGQVIFAPGPRGLLIPKDRLEAIYDLHPILHVNEAEALAFSGCREIQPAIEYLYQRTGQLVIVTLGEKGAVAYDGHWYEADGFPTEVVDTVGAGDSHVGAFISARLEGLDMTQALRFANKVSSQIVASKGVHLTKEQQEALRTELKQK, via the coding sequence ATGACAGCTGCGTTAGTTATTGGTTCTACAGTTTGTGATGTGATGATTTACTTGGATCGTTTGCCAAGTCGTGAAGGAGATGCCCATATTGATCACCAGCAATGGTCTGTGGGAGGTTGTGCCTTTAATGTCGTTAATATCCTTCATTTTTTGTCGCAACCCTACCAGTTTGTCTCGCCAGTCGGTTCTGGAATATATGGTGATTTTATTCGGAGAGAATTGAAACAATTAGGGATTTCCTCTAGCATCTCATTAGAAGGGGCCAATGGTTGCTGTTACTGCTTTGTAGAGTCTGATGGTGAGCGGACCTTCTTATCGGACCACGGAGTGGAGTATAGCTTCCAAGCAGAGTGGCTAAAAGAGATTGAGACAGATCGGTTTGATTACATCTACTTATGTGGCCTTGAAGTCGAGGAGCCAACCGGTCTTGCATTGGTCCAGTCTGTTTCGCAACTAGAAGGCCAGGTGATTTTCGCACCTGGGCCACGCGGACTCTTGATTCCAAAGGATCGACTGGAAGCAATTTATGATCTGCATCCGATTCTCCATGTTAATGAGGCTGAAGCACTGGCTTTTTCAGGGTGCAGAGAGATCCAGCCAGCCATCGAATACTTGTATCAGAGAACGGGGCAATTAGTCATTGTCACCTTGGGTGAAAAAGGAGCGGTTGCCTATGATGGCCACTGGTATGAGGCAGACGGTTTTCCAACAGAAGTTGTCGATACAGTAGGCGCTGGAGATAGCCATGTAGGAGCCTTCATATCCGCTCGTTTAGAAGGCTTAGATATGACGCAAGCCTTAAGATTTGCCAACAAAGTCTCTAGCCAGATTGTTGCAAGTAAGGGCGTTCATCTGACAAAAGAGCAACAAGAAGCCCTACGAACAGAATTGAAACAAAAATAA
- a CDS encoding SDR family oxidoreductase codes for MSETILVTGASAGFGQAICRRLVADGYRVIGSARRIDKLHALQEELGEAFYPLQMDVTDLSQVDHALASLPKAWERVDVLVNNAGLALGLAPAYEAEIADWLTMIQTNIVGLTYLTRKILPQMVERNDGYIINLGSTAGTVPYPGANVYGASKAFVKQFSLNLRADLAGKKIRVSNIEPGLCEGTEFSSIRFKGDEKRVEALYRGAHAIQPEDIANTVAWLIQQPKHVNVNRIEIMPVSQTFGPQPVYRD; via the coding sequence ATGTCAGAAACGATTTTAGTAACAGGAGCTTCAGCTGGTTTTGGTCAAGCGATTTGCCGTCGTTTAGTAGCAGATGGATATCGTGTGATCGGATCAGCTAGACGCATCGATAAATTACATGCCCTTCAAGAAGAGCTGGGAGAAGCCTTTTATCCCCTGCAAATGGATGTGACGGATCTTTCTCAGGTAGATCATGCACTTGCCAGTTTGCCAAAAGCTTGGGAGAGAGTGGATGTTTTGGTCAATAATGCTGGCTTAGCTCTAGGCCTCGCCCCAGCTTATGAAGCAGAGATTGCAGACTGGCTGACCATGATTCAGACCAATATTGTCGGCCTGACCTATCTGACAAGGAAAATCTTGCCCCAGATGGTGGAACGAAATGATGGCTATATTATCAATTTGGGCTCTACAGCAGGGACTGTGCCTTATCCAGGGGCCAATGTTTACGGGGCATCCAAGGCTTTTGTCAAGCAATTCTCCCTCAATCTTCGGGCGGATCTAGCTGGCAAGAAGATTCGTGTCAGCAATATTGAACCTGGTCTTTGCGAAGGGACAGAGTTCTCTTCTATTCGCTTTAAAGGAGACGAAAAACGGGTAGAGGCCCTCTATCGAGGTGCCCATGCCATTCAGCCGGAAGACATTGCCAACACCGTAGCTTGGTTGATCCAACAGCCCAAGCATGTCAATGTCAATCGGATTGAAATCATGCCGGTTTCCCAAACCTTTGGCCCTCAACCCGTTTACCGTGATTAA
- a CDS encoding LemA family protein: protein MIWIILGIIVVLVLIVVGVYNGLVKSRMQTREAWSQIDVQLKRRNDLIPNLIETVKGYAKYEGDTLAKVTQLRQQVAQASSPAEAMAASDALSRQVAGIFAVAENYPDLKANTNFMQLQEELTNTENKISYARQLYNSVTSNYNVKLETFPTNVIAGMFGFRQAEFLQVPEEEKAVPKVDFSGLGD from the coding sequence ATGATTTGGATTATTCTTGGGATCATTGTGGTCCTTGTGTTGATTGTAGTAGGAGTTTACAACGGTTTGGTGAAAAGCCGCATGCAAACTCGTGAAGCATGGAGTCAAATTGATGTGCAATTGAAACGTCGGAATGACTTGATTCCAAACTTGATCGAAACCGTTAAAGGCTATGCCAAGTACGAAGGAGATACACTAGCAAAAGTGACTCAACTTCGCCAACAAGTAGCGCAAGCTTCTTCACCTGCAGAAGCAATGGCAGCCAGTGATGCTCTTTCACGCCAAGTAGCAGGCATCTTTGCGGTGGCTGAAAATTACCCAGACTTGAAAGCCAACACCAACTTCATGCAATTGCAAGAAGAATTGACCAACACAGAAAACAAAATTTCTTATGCTCGTCAATTGTACAATAGTGTCACAAGCAATTACAATGTCAAGTTGGAAACTTTCCCAACAAACGTGATTGCTGGAATGTTCGGCTTCAGACAAGCTGAATTTCTTCAAGTGCCTGAAGAAGAAAAAGCAGTACCAAAGGTGGACTTTAGCGGATTAGGAGACTAA
- a CDS encoding helix-turn-helix domain-containing protein yields MKEIGAVFRQIRESRHISLEEATGGEFSRSMLSRFERGENDLTTQRFFQALQQIKTSLSEFSHLAGIDQHSFIPKLLKEHYENMSLEHDQALYQSYQQAYQKYQKKEDFLASIILKAKILGFYPEVELAASQEELDFLYDYLFSVMVWGNFELSLFSLTSPLFSSQLYRQYTEELVQREDFKLLLDSSRPAINSIFLNGFFLAISSNEFEDASFFDHLINDHFYSENEAYLRTVYLYAKGEFLYRKGEKEIGLEKMEQAIQVLSILDCKDSANYYKQGLQELINKS; encoded by the coding sequence ATGAAAGAAATCGGAGCTGTTTTTCGGCAAATACGTGAAAGTCGCCACATCTCTCTAGAGGAGGCTACGGGTGGCGAATTTTCGCGCTCCATGCTATCTCGATTTGAAAGAGGAGAAAATGACCTGACGACGCAACGGTTTTTTCAGGCTTTGCAACAGATCAAAACCAGCCTCAGTGAGTTTTCTCATCTAGCAGGAATCGATCAGCACTCCTTTATCCCCAAATTGTTGAAAGAGCACTATGAAAACATGAGCTTGGAACACGATCAAGCCTTGTACCAAAGCTACCAGCAAGCCTATCAGAAATATCAGAAAAAAGAAGACTTCTTAGCCAGCATTATTCTCAAGGCCAAAATACTTGGCTTCTATCCTGAGGTAGAGTTGGCTGCTAGCCAAGAGGAACTAGATTTCCTCTATGACTACCTCTTCTCTGTCATGGTCTGGGGAAATTTTGAGTTAAGCCTATTTTCACTGACCTCTCCTCTTTTCTCTAGTCAGCTCTATCGACAATACACAGAGGAGTTGGTCCAACGGGAGGATTTCAAGCTTCTCCTAGATTCCTCTCGTCCTGCCATCAATTCTATTTTCCTTAATGGCTTTTTTCTCGCCATTAGTTCAAATGAATTTGAAGATGCATCTTTTTTTGACCACCTAATTAACGACCACTTTTACTCTGAGAACGAAGCCTACCTTCGGACGGTTTATCTCTACGCCAAAGGAGAATTTCTCTATCGAAAGGGAGAAAAAGAAATCGGTCTTGAAAAGATGGAACAGGCCATCCAGGTTCTCTCTATTCTGGATTGTAAGGACAGTGCCAACTACTACAAACAGGGCCTGCAAGAACTGATCAATAAATCCTAA
- the htpX gene encoding zinc metalloprotease HtpX codes for MLFDQIASNKRRTWILLIAFFILLALIGAAVGYLWLGSSLGGVILALIIGGIYAFSMVFQSTEVVMRMNGAREVTEEQAPQLYHIVQDMAMVAQIPMPRVYIVDDPSMNAFATGSNPQNAAVAATTGLLAVMNREELEGVIGHEVSHIRNYDIRISTIAVALASAITMLSSIGGRMMWWGGGRSRDDDREGSGGLEIIILILSLLAIVLAPLAATLVQLAISRQREFLADASSVELTRNPQGMINALLKLDNSEPMQRHVDDASSALFINDPKKESGLQKLFYTHPPIAERVARLRKM; via the coding sequence ATGCTCTTTGACCAAATTGCAAGCAATAAAAGGAGAACCTGGATTCTCCTTATTGCTTTTTTCATACTCTTAGCTCTTATCGGAGCAGCCGTTGGTTACCTCTGGTTAGGCTCCTCCCTTGGTGGCGTCATCCTAGCTTTGATTATTGGTGGAATCTATGCCTTTAGCATGGTTTTTCAATCCACCGAAGTTGTCATGCGGATGAATGGGGCGCGTGAGGTAACGGAAGAGCAAGCCCCTCAACTCTACCATATTGTACAAGATATGGCTATGGTAGCCCAGATCCCCATGCCTCGGGTCTATATTGTAGATGATCCTTCTATGAATGCATTTGCGACAGGGTCCAATCCTCAAAATGCTGCTGTTGCAGCAACGACAGGTCTTCTAGCTGTGATGAACCGTGAGGAATTGGAGGGAGTCATCGGACATGAAGTCAGCCACATTCGCAATTACGATATTCGCATCTCTACGATTGCAGTGGCCCTTGCCAGTGCCATCACCATGCTTTCTAGCATTGGTGGCCGGATGATGTGGTGGGGCGGTGGCCGTAGCCGGGACGATGATCGAGAAGGTAGCGGTGGTTTAGAAATTATTATTCTGATCCTTTCCTTGCTTGCCATCGTTTTAGCGCCATTAGCAGCGACCCTGGTCCAGTTAGCCATTTCTCGTCAACGGGAGTTCCTAGCAGACGCTTCAAGTGTCGAATTGACACGGAATCCTCAAGGGATGATCAATGCTTTGTTAAAACTAGACAATAGCGAACCCATGCAACGACATGTCGATGATGCGAGCAGTGCTCTTTTTATCAACGATCCAAAAAAAGAATCCGGATTGCAAAAACTCTTTTATACCCACCCACCCATTGCTGAGCGGGTGGCTCGCCTAAGAAAAATGTAA
- the rsmG gene encoding 16S rRNA (guanine(527)-N(7))-methyltransferase RsmG, whose protein sequence is MKPEEFYVRLADLGFPLTDRQKEQYERYFELLVEWNEKINLTAITEKDEVYIKHFYDSIAPILQGLIENQPIRLLDIGAGAGFPSLPMKILFPELDVTIIDSLNKRINFLHLLAEELGLNGVHFYHGRAEDFAQDKAFRAQFDIVTARAVARMQVLSELTIPYLKVGGRLLALKASNAPEELEEAKNALNLLFSKVEDNLQYELPNGDPRYITLVEKKKETPNKYPRKAGMPNKRPL, encoded by the coding sequence ATGAAACCAGAAGAATTTTATGTCCGTTTAGCCGATCTCGGCTTCCCATTAACTGATCGCCAAAAAGAGCAATACGAACGGTATTTTGAGCTCCTCGTGGAATGGAATGAAAAGATTAATCTCACCGCCATCACCGAAAAAGACGAAGTCTATATCAAGCATTTTTATGATTCGATCGCACCCATTTTACAGGGCCTGATCGAAAACCAACCCATCCGTCTCCTGGATATCGGAGCTGGCGCTGGCTTTCCCAGCCTACCCATGAAGATCCTTTTCCCTGAGCTGGATGTGACCATCATTGATTCCCTTAATAAGCGGATCAATTTTCTCCACTTGCTGGCTGAAGAGTTGGGCTTAAATGGGGTTCATTTCTACCATGGACGAGCTGAAGACTTTGCACAAGACAAGGCCTTTCGTGCCCAATTTGATATCGTAACTGCCCGCGCTGTTGCCCGCATGCAGGTCCTCTCTGAACTGACTATCCCTTATCTGAAAGTAGGAGGACGGCTTCTTGCTCTCAAGGCCAGCAATGCTCCAGAAGAGTTGGAAGAAGCCAAAAATGCCCTCAACCTGCTATTTAGCAAGGTTGAAGACAATCTACAGTATGAATTGCCAAACGGGGATCCACGCTATATCACTCTTGTAGAAAAGAAAAAAGAAACCCCCAATAAATACCCAAGAAAAGCAGGTATGCCCAATAAGCGGCCATTGTAG